The DNA window CGTGGCGTCTCCGGGATGTCCTCTTCAACGAAGGTGCAGACCAGGTAGTGCGCGTACTGAAGATTGATCACCCGTTCCGTCGCCAGCGCATCACCATCGTGCCCACTCCGCGCTACGCCAGAGAAGCATACCTGACGGACTGGGTGTACCAACCCTACGTGAAGGAACACATCATGTACGTCAGCAACGACATCTACAATCCGTTTTACGTCTTCCTGTGCCGCTCGCTGCTTCGCAAAGGCAAATTCCCCGAGTACGCCTACTTCCATCCCATGGGACTGCCGGACTGTGTCGACGTGAACCTCAGCCGGCGTGCCTTCATCAAAAAGGAGCAGCCCTTCAAGACGCCGATGAGCACCATTCTCATGACGACGAATCACTTCCGCGACTCGCACCACCCCTGGGTCTCACGGCGCACCGTTAACATCGTCGGCGAGCAGTATGTTGTACATCCTAAAGAGGACAAGCAGTCGATGGTGTTTGTGCTGCCGCCTGCCTACGTGCCCGATGTCGTGAACACATTGCAGGGTCTTGGATTCGCTGTTACCGACACGGTGACCGCCTCCATTGGAAACGCGACCACCATCAACAAACTGAACAGCTGGAGCAACAAGTGTCAGCTGCTCGTGTTGGGGTATCTCTGGTTTCTTTTGGCGCTCTTCATCATAGGCGAGAGCCGCCATATTCGTCAGCTCTTTCAAGACTACAAGCGAGAGCTGATCGAGAAGGCAGGCAAGGACCCAGCAAAGATGGGCCTGTAGGCACCGACGGCAGCCAAGGAGAAGGATGGAGAAGAGGTCTACTGCTCTCTCAAGCCCCAGCGTGCAGCAGTGTTCCGATATCCACTTTCGGCATCTCCCTACTCCCTCTACGTCTGCTGTCGTGCAACCCGCCTCGTGgtcgcgcgcacgcgtgtatTGATGTGCGAGGATAGGCCACTGAAGCAGTTGATCCGAGGACAAGACAGACGTTGACGACTGGGGGCGTAACGGAGGGCATAGCGCATGAGGCATCCTTGATCCTCGCCTCAAGAGAGGGGCTCTCTTGTTCACAGCCCTCGCTACATCCTTCTCAGACAGCTCGAGGCGCTTCATTTTGCATGGCGTGCTGCAAAGGGCGCATTTTTTTATGGTCGTAATCACCACAGCGCAACTGAGAAAACACCAACGCAAAACGGAGGCTGcggcgtggtggtgctgctaTTCAACTTTTTAGCTTGATAGCGCATCTTCTCCCGATACGTCACACTCTTACTCCTGCCCCCAATGCTGCGGGCGCTGGgggaaggcggcgctgcaccgaGGGCAAGGCATAGGTACCCCACCGCCTGCCTCCTCGTGTTTTGCACACCTTCGacaccccctttttttcgtgttttctTCATCGAAGACCTCGAGCCACTCATTCGATTCACGCAGCACTTGTTATCTTCTTTCCACATCAcatctcttcctctcttgtACAACAACATCAGAGACACAACCAACACCGACACCTCTGTACAGTTGTTCACCACCGACACACCCATCTTCTCGCTCGGTCAGTCGCAgttctcttttcctctgtTCGGCTCCCGCTTTTTTTTACTGTATCTCTTTTTATGGTTCTTGCCTGTGTACAGAAGCGTTATCACGCCGCACTATTGCCCACCTCCGTCTGCCTGCCCGTCTCGTTTTCAAGGCCGAAGCGAACGCTTCTCAGGCGGCGTACAGCCTGAAAAACATCTCACCTCAAAATAAGGCCAGCGGCAGTTTCCGGTGCCACAGTGCTGCACGCGGTGCGTGAGAAGATGCAGGAGGCCACCGTGGCTGCACTTATCGTCACCAGCAACGACGCGCACAACAGCGAGTACGTGGCGACGCACCTGCAGAGTCGCGCATTCATCTCTCACTTCCAAGGCAGCGCTGGTACCACCCTCATCACGATGGGAAGGCACTTCTCTTGACGGACGGACGCCACTGGTTggccgcagaggaggagaagtACCCCCAGTTTGATCTCATGAAGCAAAGCCAGCCAGAGGTCCCGTCGCTCGAGGAGTGGATTGCCGCCAATCTCGGCTCCAAAGCAGTTGTTGGCATGAGCCCGTACGTCGCCACGGTGGCGGAGTGGGAACGGCTGAGCAAGAAGATCAATCTGCGCCCGGTGGCAAACATCGTTCAGGACATGATGCCGCCGGAGAAGAGCGTGCGAAAAATGTACGTGCGTCCCGCCGAGTTCTGCGGTGCCACCTGCCaggagcggcgcgccgcgatTCTCGcagagctggagaagaaggaCTGCGACATGATCATTCTCTCCGCACTGGATGAGATCGCATGGTTCACGAatctgcgcggcggcgacgtggacTACAACCCCGTCTTCTACGCGTACGCTGTCATTGACAAGCACTACGAAAACGTGCGCCTCTACGTGAATCTGGACAAGGTCACAGACGCAGTGCGCCAGGCATGCGAGGATCACATCGACTTCTACCCGTACGAGCAGTTCGAGGCGGATCTCAAGCAGCTACCACGGGGTCGCAAGGCCCTCGTCGACGAGCGCCAGACGAGCGAGGCCGTCTTTCGCATCTTGAAGGATGTCGGCACCGTGACGGTGCGCGTCGTTTGCGGTCCGGCGCAGAAGTTGAAGGCGATCAAGAATGAGGTCGAGCTCAAGGGCTTCCGCGACTGCCACGTacgcgacggtgccgcgctGACGCGCTACCTTGCCTGGCTGCACGACCAGGTCGCGAACAAGGGTGTGACGGACCTGAACGAGTACGACGCGGCCACGAAGCTCGAGGAGTTCCGCGCGCAGGGGGAACACTTCGTGCAGCTCAGTTTTGGTTCCATCTCGTCCATCGGCCCTAACGGGGCGATGTGCCACTACAGCCCCGCCGAGACGGGCTCTGCTGCCATTCGCAGAGACCAGCTGTACTTAatcgacagcggcgcgcacTACTGGGA is part of the Leishmania major strain Friedlin complete genome, chromosome 25 genome and encodes:
- a CDS encoding putative aminopeptidase P1, with the protein product MKQSQPEVPSLEEWIAANLGSKAVVGMSPYVATVAEWERLSKKINLRPVANIVQDMMPPEKSVRKMYVRPAEFCGATCQERRAAILAELEKKDCDMIILSALDEIAWFTNLRGGDVDYNPVFYAYAVIDKHYENVRLYVNLDKVTDAVRQACEDHIDFYPYEQFEADLKQLPRGRKALVDERQTSEAVFRILKDVGTVTVRVVCGPAQKLKAIKNEVELKGFRDCHVRDGAALTRYLAWLHDQVANKGVTDLNEYDAATKLEEFRAQGEHFVQLSFGSISSIGPNGAMCHYSPAETGSAAIRRDQLYLIDSGAHYWDGTTDVTRTICFTAPSDEQREAYTLVLKGHIALNSIIFPKGTSGIRLDTLARMALWGVGLDYAHGTGHGVGSFLNVHEGPHGISTRPVATGANMELHSIVSDEPGYYKDGHYGIRIENLEEVVECRTKYSATGFYTMSHLTMAPLCRDLIDVSLLTETERAWVDRYHAKVVASIMPHLQQAGDQNAVEYLKYHTRPLFAVNEAYTLLSPDGKGAK